In the Sarcophilus harrisii chromosome 1, mSarHar1.11, whole genome shotgun sequence genome, one interval contains:
- the FBXL16 gene encoding F-box/LRR-repeat protein 16, whose product MSNQSDGNTKPPCLPRNGLVKLASQPNGLSSASITKGTPAVKNRLCQLPPVPALTSPAFPVPPERPLPSLASPLSLAALAGGPCPSSEPLAAGLSSGENPGQAPASPTERQPLAVDEKILNGLFCYFSACEKCVLAQVCKAWRRVLYQPKFWVGLTPVLHAKELYNVLPGGEKEFVNLQGFATRGFDGFCLVGVSDLDICEFIDNYSLSKKGVKSMSLKRSTITDAGLEVMLEQMQGVVRLELSGCNDFTEAGLWSSLNARITSLSVSDCINVADDAIAAISQLLPNLAELSLQAYHVTDTALAYFTAKQGYTTHTLRLHSCWEITNHGVVNMVHSLPNLTALSLSGCSKVTDDGVELVAENLRKLRSLDLSWCPRITDMALEYIACDLHKLEELVLDRCVRITDTGLSYLSTMSSLRSLYLRWCCQVQDFGLKHLLAMRSLRLLSLAGCPLLTTTGLSGLVQLQELEELELTNCPGATPELFKYFSQHLPRCLVIE is encoded by the exons ATGTCGAACCAGAGCGACGGCAACACCAAGCCCCCATGCTTGCCCCGCAATGGCCTGGTAAAGCTCGCCAGCCAGCCCAACGGCCTCAGCTCTGCCAGCATCACCAAAGGGACCCCGGCTGTGAAGAACCGCCTCTGCCAGCTGCCCCCTGTGCCTGCCCTCACCAGCCCGGCCTTCCCAGTGCCCCCTGAACGACCCCTGCCCAGCCTGGCGTCCCCCCTCTCCTTAGCTGCCTTGGCAGGGGGGCCGTGCCCCTCCTCCGAGCCCCTTGCAGCTGGACTGTCCTCTGGTGAGAACCCGGGCCAGGCTCCCGCATCCCCCACAGAGAGGCAGCCCTTGGCGGTGGATGAGAAGATCCTCAATGGCCTCTTCTGCTACTTCTCGGCCTGTGAGAAGTGTGTGCTGGCCCAGGTGTGCAAAGCCTGGCGGAGGGTGCTCTACCAGCCCAAGTTCTGGGTGGGCCTCACCCCGGTCCTGCACGCCAAGGAGCTGTACAACGTGCTTCCTGGCGGGGAGAAGGAGTTTGTGAACTTGCAGGGCTTCGCCACGCGGGGCTTTGATGGCTTCTGCCTGGTGGGCGTCTCGGACCTGGACATTTGTGAATTCATTGACAACTACTCCCTGTCAAAGAAAGGTGTCAAGTCCATGAGCCTCAAGCGGTCTACTATCACCGACGCCGGCCTGGAG GTCATGCTGGAGCAGATGCAAGGCGTGGTTCGCCTGGAGCTGTCCGGCTGCAACGACTTCACCGAGGCCGGGCTGTGGTCCAGCCTCAACGCCCGCATCACGTCGCTGAGCGTCAGCGACTGCATCAATGTGGCCGACGACGCCATCGCCGCCATCTCGCAGCTGCTGCCCAACCTGGCCGAGCTGAGCCTGCAAGCGTACCACGTGACGGACACGGCCCTGGCCTACTTCACGGCCAAGCAGGGCTACACCACCCACACCCTGCGGCTGCACTCGTGCTGGGAGATCACCAACCACGGCGTGGTCAACATGGTGCACAGCCTGCCCAACCTCACCGCCCTCAGCCTCTCGGGCTGCTCCAAGGTCACCGACGATGGCGTGGAGCTCGTGGCCGAGAACCTGCGCAAGCTGCGCAGCCTCGACCTCTCCTGGTGCCCGCGCATCACCGACATGGCGCTCGAGTATATCGCCTGCGACCTGCACAAACTCGAGGAGCTGGTGCTCGACAG GTGTGTCCGAATCACAGACACTGGGCTCAGCTACCTGTCCACCATGTCTTCACTCCGAAGCCTCTACCTACGATGGTGCTGTCAG GTGCAGGACTTTGGGCTGAAACACCTCTTGGCCATGAGGAGTTTGCGCCTCCTCTCTCTTGCAG GCTGTCCCCTGCTGACCACCACGGGGCTCTCTGGCCTGGTGCAGTTGCAGGAACTGGAAGAACTGGAACTGACCAACTGCCCTGGAGCCACCCCTGAGCTC